The stretch of DNA GGTGCGGTCGTGCGGCTCCAGGTCAGTCCCTCCGGCACCACCGAGGCCGATCCGGCCGACGCTGTCGTGACGCAGCGAGTGCCCGCTCGTGGCCAATCCGACTTCGGTACGAAGACCGCGATCTGGGGCTCCTTCTGCCATCACAGCTTCTTCTTCCCCAACCACACCGAGGCCGAGCACTGGGCAGCCGGTCGCGACGACATCGCCATTTTGTCTCTTGAGGACGGATTCGCCGCAGCGCGGGGCATGGCCGCGGCGTTGACGCGATACGACGAGGACCAGGCTGGCGAGTGAGCTTGCCGGGCCGAAGTTAACAACCAAGGACTGATCGCCATGACCGAAGAACAGATCCACGCCGGCGTGCAGAAGCTGATTGGCGTGGTCAACGCGAACCTGGCCATGCCTGACCTACTGCCGCACCTGTGGCGCCTGCTCGTCGACCTCGGCGAACCCGTCTCCGCAGAGCACTTGGCCGCCGCTGGCGGCTGGCCGATGGAGAAGGTTCAAGCCGAGCTGGCCAGGCAGCCTGGGGTGGACTGGGACGAGCACGGCCGAATCGCCGGATTCGGGCTGACCCTGCGCCCCACACCGCACGCGTTCACCTTCGACCGCAGGACCGTCTACGGGTGGTGCGCCACCGATACGCTCCAGTTCCCGCGCGGCCTCGGCCACCCCGGCGTGGTGGACTCCACCTGCCCAGCCACCGGCCAGCACATTCGCATCGAACTCACCCCCAACGGCATCGTCCGCGTCGACCCGCCAGAAGCCCTGGTATCAAAGATGCACCTCACCCGGGCCGTGGCCAACCTGCGCGATCTCTGCGATCTCGGACACTTCTTCAGCTCACGCAAGGTCGCCGCCGACTGGCTAACCGCGCACCCGCAAGGCGAAGTCATCCCGGTCGCCGAGGAATTCGAGGTGGTACGGCGAGCATCAACAGAACTGGGCTGGACGGCGCTGTCGGCCCCGAGCCCTCCCGCTTGCTGAGCCGACCTGTGAAGGGCCGGGTCGACCTGGGCCGGTGATTGGCTAACTGACGAGGCTCTCTATCCAGGTGGCCCGGCGAAATTCCGCTGCGCCGGCCGGACGCGCGTCACACCGTGGACGACCTTTCTGGTCGTTCATGGCGGAATGCCGGGAGGGCGACTACCGCAGCGACCAGCGCGGCGACCCCGAAAGAGCTGAGAGCCGCGGTGAATCCGGCAGGCAGCAGGACGGCTTGGAAAGCGAGGCTGCCCAGTCCCATGCCGGTGAACAAGGTGAAGACGTTGAGGCCCATAGCCAACCCACCGTGGCCAGGCAGGTCTGTGACGATGCCGCCCAGCGGTGGTTGGGTCATGTCGTAGCCCAGCGAGAGGGCGACGATGGTGGCTTGCACGGCCAGCAGCGGCAGTGGCGTGGCCAGCAGCAAGGCGCAGACAGCGCCGAGGGCCACGCCGGCGGGGATGATGCGGGCGCGGCCGTAGCGGTCGGCCAGGCGTCCGATGACCGGACCGAGCAGCAGGCCCGGGATGCCGTAGCCGAGCAGGGTCAGCCCGATGCCGAACTCGCCGAGGCCAAAACGTTGGGTCAGGTACACGCCCAGCCAGGTGTAGATGCCGGAGTGCAGCAGCGCGTTGATCAGCACGTAGGTGTAGGTGCGGCGCCCACGGGCCGGGCGCAGCAGGTTCAGGTACCCGGCGGCCACGGTCCGCGGCGCGGGCGGTGCCGCCGACCGCGGGGTCTTCGGTAGTAGTGCCAGCGCCGTGACGAATAGAACCAGCCCGGCCGCGGCGGCGGCCAGGAACAGTCCGGGCCAGCCGACCAGCG from Saccharopolyspora sp. SCSIO 74807 encodes:
- the merB gene encoding organomercurial lyase MerB encodes the protein MTEEQIHAGVQKLIGVVNANLAMPDLLPHLWRLLVDLGEPVSAEHLAAAGGWPMEKVQAELARQPGVDWDEHGRIAGFGLTLRPTPHAFTFDRRTVYGWCATDTLQFPRGLGHPGVVDSTCPATGQHIRIELTPNGIVRVDPPEALVSKMHLTRAVANLRDLCDLGHFFSSRKVAADWLTAHPQGEVIPVAEEFEVVRRASTELGWTALSAPSPPAC
- a CDS encoding MFS transporter, producing MSEQLTKPAAPRGMLALLTAAAFVIFAQIFMVAPLIPRLAEVFHASPDLVGLAVPAYLIPYGAMVLVWGPVSEHLGRRPVILGSLAALTVLAAATALAGSAGAFIGMRLATAIGASGVVPISLALIGDLVPYQRRGHALGWLFGGMAGGIAVGATTGALGEPLVGWPGLFLAAAAAGLVLFVTALALLPKTPRSAAPPAPRTVAAGYLNLLRPARGRRTYTYVLINALLHSGIYTWLGVYLTQRFGLGEFGIGLTLLGYGIPGLLLGPVIGRLADRYGRARIIPAGVALGAVCALLLATPLPLLAVQATIVALSLGYDMTQPPLGGIVTDLPGHGGLAMGLNVFTLFTGMGLGSLAFQAVLLPAGFTAALSSFGVAALVAAVVALPAFRHERPERSSTV